A window of Phragmites australis chromosome 2, lpPhrAust1.1, whole genome shotgun sequence genomic DNA:
ATAAATAAGGTTATGGTTATTGCTATCATTCTTGACCTCAGGTTCAAAATGAGGTATATTAAATGGTGCTTTGCACAGATTTCTAACTCTTAAAGGGTTGTTAGTGAGGTTAATGACATCAATAATAAGTTGGAAGGGCTCTACAATATGCATGACATTAATTATCATGACAACAAGGTTGCCGAGAGCATGGGAATGGATAACTCATCCTCTTCTTTAAAAGGtacaaataaattattagcCTCAGTTGTCTCAATTGAATTTCAATCCTTTTTGCAATCTAATGCTACATAAGGTTCAAAACATAAGTTACAAATCCATCTAGATGAAGGAAATGTGCCCATAGATGACAAGGACTTCAAATTACTTGATTATTGGAAGGTGAATGATCATAGGATTCCTGTTGTGTCCAAGATGGCAAAAAATTCTTGACTGTTCCAGCTAGCAGCATATCATTAGAGTCATCTTTTAGTACTAGAGGTAGAATTCTTGATGATTATCGTATTTCTTTTGTTCAGACATGGTTCATGCATTAGTGTGTGGGTCGAGTTGGATACGAGgttcttttcaaatgtttaTGGTATGCTTTCCTCTACTAAGAGTTGCCCTCTTtccaaatcattttttttaatgccGGATATGTCTAACCCATTTTGTATTATCATTTCaggaagaagatgacgaggGACGACATTGAGTTTGTGAAATTCCTAGAATGTGTGGTGGCAAGCAGCTAGTATGATGACGATTATGATGGTGAACAGACAATAAGATTTGAAGAATCACTTAATTATTTGTTTTGGCATTTTGGCAACTATGTCTAATTATTTAAAAGTTGGAACTTTATGTAATGCAATAATACCGAGCTACTTAGAACCTCTTTCATGTTTGAGCTATTGTCAActattttcttaagtttttAGTTCATGTTTGACCTAttgtgtttgtgttgttttcatgactcctccaatgccttgtgTTTGGAAAAGGAACATCTAATGCTAGGATTTCCATGATCCGATTGTGCTTTCTGTCACATTGTTGTGGGGAATTTCACATTTGTTTCTTGAACGTTCAATTGAATTTGTGTCTATCCAATTGGTGTTGGTGCTAGTGCAGTTGCCACTCCAAAGTAGATCAGGAGTTGATGAATGTGGATGGGCTCACAAATGATGAGGTCAAGAGCCACCTGTAGGTCTATTCGTCTATTACAATTTGCTACCATATGATCAAACAATTCCGATGTTCCAATCCATTCACCATGTTTGTTTGGCATTGGAACCTAAAAAGATTCTCGATCACTATTGCAGAAATACAGGCTACACATCATGCGACATGTGGCAAGCTTGTGGTCTGTCTCGCGAGCTGGACTAAGCTGAGCTGAGCCTATCTTTTAGCTCATTTCAAAAATGGGCCGAGCCGAGTCAGCTCATTAGTATAACAAGCTCGACCGAGCTAGCTCGGTATCCACCCCTAGGGAAGAGGCAATATTTCTATTTCGGTATCATCTACTTGTTGCCCCAGTTCAGAGTGAAGGACAACTAGAAGAACCGCTGGGACACAAACTAGATGCACTAGTGGTTCTATCATTGGATGCCAAAGGATAGGACGCTTTGCTACTCCTTAAGTGAGATTTTCTTCATCTGAGAGCTGGATATTAGACTTTCAGCCAGTGAAAGGGAGCAAGTGGTGCTGCTAGAGAGGATTGTAATGAAGTTGACCATGCGAGACATGACCGAAGAATTTTGTGCCACGAGTATTTGGCTGTTGGAGGCGGGATGGACTTTGCCTCTCGATGAGGCTCCAGCTGAAGGTAGCTCCAAATTCTATCGGTTCACTAACGGCTTTGAGGGCCTCCCTGGTGACAAATACTCAATGTATCCATTGCTCTTGGTGATCTTTCGAACTACTGACTTGAGCTTTGATGCAGATTTTACATTTGCAGACGTGGAGGTGCACCTTGCATTTGACGATGCTAATGTTTGCTCCTGGTGCTGCTGAACCGTGGCCACCTACTTCCCATACCCAACACCGGTGTCAGGTGCGCTCCTTTGCCCAGTCCTCTCTCTAATGTTGATAGAAGTTGTTCTACAATACACTAAATATTGGAATATGAATTGAACATAGGAAAATAAAGATTTggaaaatcaatttttttcaaagggGTATAGGGATCCCATTAAAACACCAATTCAGTACATCCCCATTTTGTTCACCTCTGATCTACGTCATCACTTGCCATTGACGAGCATCGACAACTTCCCTGTCGGAGTTGCAAGGGAAATCTCAAAGCTGGCGCAACCACCCTCAAATCCAAAAAAGGTGGTAGCCCAGAAGCAGCATCCAGCACCATCGGCTATTAAACCAATGGCCCGCCATCGAGGATGACATCACGTTCCCACCCATTCGCACAAAGGCAGAGCATGACTAACCTCATGAATCTTCATTGACATCATCACCAGATCTGCTTCCAAAGGGATGAAAGGATGAAACATTACCTGCGGCCTGCCAGAATCAATGTCGAGCCCGTCGCTGTAGTAGAAGAGCTAGGGTGAGACAAAATTGCCATGCGATCTCATCGACATGGAAAACTGAAGAACCCTCAGCAGCATAGCCACGGAGAACGTGCTAACGCCGTCGACTTCACTGAAAATGTGGTGCAGGGTCAAAAGCCTCGATGGGCACCCTAAATTACCTAGATTACCCTAGCTATCCTAGTAATGTATGCAGCCTGCCGCCACGAGCCAGACCTCCCTTCTCCTCCGACACCGGAGAGGCCGTTGGAGGCAAGGGGACCAGGCAAGTCAACATCAGGGAGTGCTCACCTCCTTTTCTCCCTACTCGCTATTGTAGCAGGGGGTAGAAGGGTGGAGAGATCTCTAAATGCATTTGGAAAATCTTTTGACAGTGGGTTCCTAACAACCCAAGCCGGTTTCTACCACACTGAGATAGCTTTGAAATCCAAATGAGAGGTACCTACACCGAGATAGGGTTTAATGGAATATGTTTTGTGACACTAATTCGAGCCTCCTGAAGTATTTTGCTTGTATATATCCTACTTACTACACCCTCCTAGGTGGGAGCACCATAAACtgtaaaaaaacaaaacgaTATTCTTTATCCCAACCCACAGAATGCGTACGTCTCTTGAACCCACCTCATCTACACTTaggatgcaagttttgtatttttttaagtcAGGTCAACCactaacttaaaaaaataaactagagaTTCGTTTCTATCTAATTAAGTTaagtgaaaaataaattaaatagtgATTCAAAACTAGTTATTCGATACTCATTTACATCTCTGTTCAATCTGCCCCTACCACCAAAGACCTATgagcactacgtgaaaaacaaacaaagtagacactacataagtgaagtgacgggtcatagttgtgatccgtcactaatgccagtcattgatgacgggtaaaaacttgacccgtcatcaatgacgactcatcacttacaggtcatcgtaggccagtcattggtgacgggtctcaTAGGCCTATAAATGaggggtcaagttatgacccgtcactaataatgttattcagaaatacagaaaatgatccaaacattgagaaaaaatttatttttattttatttttcacttattttttctcacttcagaagcactagaatatgaaccattgtatatttctgctcaaatttgatgtaaggggtaacggctatggacacaaacactcgttccaaaaatggtgcagaaactttcagaggtgagaactcaatcttccaagcggttttaggcctcaaaaaatttgaaacccAACTAAGTgggggagaaacagatgtaactttttctgtagatgttcgtagagtcaaaaaaacgttaaaatcagagtccgtatgcaaaagttatgaccaTTTAACCAAAGACACTCCGAGTCAACTGgttttatgtctattgtaaaattaacattggtgacgggtcataactgtgacccgtcacttatgacctgtaATAAGTGACAATTcacacccatcacttatgagcCTCAGTAAAATAGTTAAAATGATCTTTTATCTGAGTCCCTTCAGGATGCacgcgaggttgaggtggttaggcagcTACGCGCGCGAGGGGccgtcgcgagttcgattcccacggaactcacattctaaaaatagcctgaaaaataggtagagagacgtggcgagtggtgataggattgagttggattggcttagatgaaaaatatttttttgacttttttcgcgACCAGCGCGAAAATCGTAtatcagttataagtgacgggtcacaaacaagtcataagtgatgggtcacagttgtgacccgtcaccaatgaccttaataagtaacgggtcaagttttaacccgtcaccaatgatcttattggtgacaggtccatacccgtcacttattatatttcattagtgacgcgttcggAGTGACGAGTGCGAGACCCGTCATCCATAACGGTTATAATCCGTCACCCTTATCCATTTCTCATATAATGGAGGTGGCTGCCGCTTTCCTCTTTCCCCCGGTGGCTTCTATCTTATCTTCATGAAATGGTAAATcttatctcttttttctctttctatttttacaatttcacTCCCCTTCTTTATTATTTGGCCCATGTATCACCATTGCATTTTGCATTTTCGTCCCTGTGAACTCTGTAATGTCAGTCAACATGGCCACGCACCAACATTACACAACCAAATGGTTTTCTAACACAAAAAGTCACACCCGTAACTTATGACCTTGATAAAATAGTTAAAATGATCTTTTATCTGAGTCTCTTCAGGACACacgcgaggttgaggtggtttgGCAGCTACGCGCGTGAGGGGccgtcgcgagttcgattctcacggaacgcacattctaaaaacagcctgaaaaataggtagaAAGACGTGGCGAGTGCTGATAGGACTGAGTTGGATTGgtttgggtgaaaaatattttttttgactttttttcgtCTAGCGCAAAAAACGTAtatcagttataagtgacgggtcacaaacaAGTTATAAGTGAAGGGTCACAGTTGTAACCTATCACCAATAactttataagtgacggatcaagttttgacccgtcaccaatgattttattggtacccgtcacttattatatgtCATTAATGACACGTTCGGAGTGACAGACGTGAGACCCGTTATCCATAacggttatgatccgtcaccttTATCCATTTCTCACACAGTAGAGGTGGCTTCCGCTTTCCTCTTTCCCTCGGTGGCTTCTATCTTATCTTCGTAGAATGGTAAAActtatctcttttttctctttctatttttacaatttcacTCCCCATCTTTATTATTTGGCCCATGTATCACCATTGCATTTTGCATTTTCGTCCCTGTGAACTCTGTAATGTCAGTCAACATGGCCACGCACCAACATTTAACAACTAAATGGTTTTCTAACACATAAAATCAAAATGCAAACACACACAACTCTTGCACAGGCGTGCAATCAAGCAAAGATTTTATTGGAACAAAGGGCACACAAAATCACTCACGTTATTGAACATCACAGACCAGAAATGAAATCCCCCTCCAAATCAAATTCAACGTCGTCATCCTCCAGCGCGATCAAGCCGTCAACACCATGTCGGCGCTGATCTTCTTCACCGACGGCCTCGCCATGAGGCTCTCCCACCACGCCTTCACGCGCGGGTACGAGTCGAAGAGCGACGCGTGCGGCGTCGCCATGAAGTAGAACGTGTAGGGGAAGTGGTTGAGGTCCGCGAAGCTGAAAAAATCACCGGCGAGGAACCTGCTCTTCAACAGGTGCACCTCGTAGACGTCGAgcaccttcttgagcttctccaggCTCTCGTCCACGACCTTCTGGTTGGGCGGGATGCCGAGCCTGGCGGGGTACACGACGCACTCGTACACGATGGGGGCGATGGCTGGGAAGTAGTGGTGCGCCTCCACCTCCGTCCACACGTCCACCATCGCGGCTTCCTCCAGGTTGCCTTCTCGAAGGAGATCGACTTGGGCGGACATCGAGTATTTGCGGAAGACGTACTTTGCGATTGCTCGGGACTCTGTAAATTCAATGAGTGACG
This region includes:
- the LOC133901459 gene encoding probable glutathione S-transferase GSTF1, yielding MAPVKVFGSAVFANAARVLACLEEVGAEYEVVEVDYMAEEHKSPSHLARNPFGQIPAFQDGELVLFESRAIAKYVFRKYSMSAQVDLLREGNLEEAAMVDVWTEVEAHHYFPAIAPIVYECVVYPARLGIPPNQKVVDESLEKLKKVLDVYEVHLLKSRFLAGDFFSFADLNHFPYTFYFMATPHASLFDSYPRVKAWWESLMARPSVKKISADMVLTA